From one Stigmatopora nigra isolate UIUO_SnigA chromosome 8, RoL_Snig_1.1, whole genome shotgun sequence genomic stretch:
- the LOC144200597 gene encoding uncharacterized protein LOC144200597, with amino-acid sequence MWLPSLRFPASAVQCYYCEDWGLSEPTGPCQAGFYCIADGNYSTGLGGACPQGRYCPVGTSLPLPCPPGTYSDGVYVTDITGCRSCPPGHFCAGEGLTAPSGNCEAGFYCPGGDTQATGSEGGLCPPAHYCPKGSIGPAPCPAGSYANLTGQWLCSPCPAGHYCPEKTSDFAKFPCPPGFYCPDGTKHPSQYPCPRGYYNPEMMTQSLDSCLPCPPGHYCEKEKLTNVSGKCKAGWFCVSAAWNSQPFDLDNYTNANCLCPATATGGRCQPGFYCPTGSSEPLPCPSGTFCNTSGLALPTGPCSPGYYCEGGAIEAKPTDGETGSICPSGAYCVEGSREPQLCPAGMFSPLPGRTTKNECQPCTGGFYCDQPGLSTPTGSCNQGYWCPPGQISALPCPTGHFCLKGSASPERCPSGTYQDRENQAFCNICDAGYYCDPKLSPTNGSLLKLCPKGHYCPAGTSTSNEHPCPVGSFNPREHADSPEACTPCPNGHYCPSPGLSEPAGLCLAGFWCKERASSPTPLDGRSGSKCPPGHYCPAGLSNLSEDVLLSWGSYNAHSYRWNNGRTVSRRFSLPRRKH; translated from the exons atgtggctcccgagccttaGGTTCCCTGCCTCTGCTGTACAGT GTTACTACTGTGAGGATTGGGGTCTATCTGAACCCACTGGACCCTGCCAAGCTGGTTTTTACTGCATCGCAG ATGGAAACTACAGTACAGGACTTGGAGGAGCATGTCCACAAGGAAGATACTGTCCTGTAGGGACTAGTCTTCCCCTTCCATGTCCTCCAGGCACTTACTCAGATGG ggtttatgtgaCAGATATCACTGGCTGTAGATCATGTCCACCGGGACATTTTTGTGCTGGTGAAGGTCTTACTGCACCATCGGGAAATTGTGAGGCAGGATTTTACTGTCCAGGTGGAGATACGCAAGCCACAG GCTCAGAAGGAGGTCTTTGCCCACCCGCTCATTACTGCCCAAAAGGCAGCATAGGTCCGGCACCCTGCCCGGCGGGATCTTACGCAAACCTCACGGGTCAATGGTTGTGTTCACCCTGCCCCGCTGGTCACTACTGCCCGGAGAAGACTAGCGACTTTGCCAAGTTTCCCTGCCCGCCAGGGTTCTATTGTCCAGATG GTACCAAACATCCCAGCCAGTATCCTTGTCCTCGCGGCTACTACAACCCGGAAATGATGACTCAGAGTCTGGACAGCTGCCTACCTTGCCCCCCTGGACACTACTGCGAGAAGGAGAAGCTGACTAATGTGTCTGGAAAATGCAAAGCTG GTTGGTTTTGCGTCTCAGCGGCCTGGAACTCGCAACCCTTTGACCTAGACAACTACACAAACGCCAACTGTCTATGCCCTGCCACTGCCACAGGGGGGCGCTGTCAACCAGGCTTTTACTGCCCCACAGGTAGCTCGGAGCCCCTCCCTTGCCCATCTGGAACCTTCTGCAACACCTCAG GCTTGGCTTTGCCAACGGGTCCCTGTTCTCCGGgttattactgtgaaggaggaGCAATTGAAGCCAAGCCAACAGATGGAGAAACTGGGAGCATCTGCCCAAGTGGGGCATACTGTG ttgaaggCTCAAGAGAACCCCAGTTATGTCCGGCTGGTATGTTTTCGCCATTGCCCGGTAGGACCACCAAAAATGAGTGTCAGCCTTGTACCGGTGGGTTCTACTGTGACCAACCGGGTCTCAGTACTCCAACTGGATCTTGCAAtcaag GTTATTGGTGCCCCCCAGGACAGATTTCTGCTCTACCATGTCCAACGGGTCACTTTTGCCTCAAGGGTAGTGCCTCTCCAGAACGTTGTCCATCGGGAACTTATCAAGATCGAGAGAATCAAGCGTTCTGCAACATATGTGACGCAG GTTACTACTGCGATCCCAAACTGAGTCCAACTAATGGCTCCTTACTGAAGCTCTGCCCAAAAGGACATTACTGCCCCGCGGGCACAAGTACATCCAACGAGCACCCTTGCCCCGTAGGCTCGTTCAATCCGAGAGAGCATGCAGACAGCCCGGAGGCCTGCACGCCATGTCCAAACGGACATTACTGCCCTTCGCCGGGACTCTCAGAACCGGCAG GACTTTGCCTTGCTGGGTTTTGGTGCAAAGAAAGGGCATCCTCTCCAACGCCATTGGATGGACGCTCTGGTTCTAAATGTCCTCCTGGACATTACTGCCCTGCAG GGTTGTCCAATTTAAGCGAAGAT GTATTATTGTCTTGGGGGAGCTATAACGCCCACTCCTACCGATGGAATAACGGGAGGACCGTGTCCCGAAGGTTCTCACTGCCCCGAAGGAAGCACTGA
- the LOC144200598 gene encoding uncharacterized protein LOC144200598, giving the protein MNLKKYERGSRNALSSYFKVSTVPKEQKNLWCVLATLFEVTPGVLEHKTAHHVQLGIGADLESQVLVYAPPAITVTFFPKTTLMDGSDPNRVPCIPTEAPRGQVVRVNAFPAHPDLTAIAQGLWTIPTIFAHPGSGAPDTGRQFSVLQAENGCCLVLPNPVNASLVLEGLIARTLRPQGSPMWRGSHAGLLTNALWVLSRRNYAELDPTANHRQPSLKFARQVTCVQRGRHLTISPNNFVHFPSTAQPILLP; this is encoded by the exons atgaatttgaaaaaatacgAGCGTGgatcccggaacgcattaagctcgtatttcaag GTTTCTACTGTCCCGAAGGAACAGAAAAACCTTTGGTGTGTCCTGGCAACACTCTTCGAAGTAACcccgggggtgctagagcacaAAACTGCTCACCATGTCCAACTGGGCATTGGTGCCGACCTG GAGAGCCAAGTCCTCGTCTATGCCCCGCCGGCCATTACTGTAACGTTTTTCCCGAAGACGACATTAATGGATGGATCGGACCCAAACCGTGTCCCGTGTATACCTACCGAGGCCCCCCGGGGGCAAGTAGTAAGAGTGAATGCATTCCCTGCCCACCCGGATCTAACTGCAATAGCACAG GGCTTGTGGACTATTCCAACCATCTTTGCCCACCCGGGTTCTGGTGCACCGGATACGGGCCGCCAATTTTCTGTCCTCCAGGCAGAAAACGGTTGCTGCCTGGTGCTGCCCAACCCAGTCAATGCGAGCCTTGTGCTGGAGGGACTTATTGCCCGGACCCTCAGGCCACAGGGAAGCCCAATGTGGAGGGGATCCCATGCAGGGCTTCTTACCAATGCTCTATGG GTTCTATCACGGAGAAATTATGCAGAGCTGGATCCTACTGCGAACCACAGACAGCCGAGCCTGAAATTTGCCCGGCAGGTTACGTGTGTGCAGCGGGGTCGTCATCTTACCATCTCCCCGAACAACT TTGTCCATTTCCCTTCTACTGCCCAGCCAATACTTCTTCCATGA
- the LOC144200599 gene encoding uncharacterized protein LOC144200599, with amino-acid sequence MPAMPSKILLPARPTPCPPGSFGNASQAKTMADCHQCPADTFNHILAQSACFPCGSSSTSLSGSSSCTCIGKNRAFHRSDGSCVCRTGFIFYNELDFKSSIYDSALDCQPELYKRCAPGLIRLASSRECVSPSTYSCTRTCGPLGGTVDVEMGICRCHRYVTADELCDISCLYKMPRISARFDPSGHLMLRIVEGDGTVWDKTLTNILGPDPHAKDIGKIYLVEFDSEGVFGWIPKQRKDIEIFLSESKANLASTQRKTTRDLFISSRIPNPIACLSPSDMLIFHLTINHTDRNLSHFPVYEKDHLFNNNPSWDFGVFRRVQTLIKQSNLNNSWFAHIFYETGKYVFVDSNVPDWSLLVVVSEDGTECNPRTSAFQAMTPEQLVKYGIIKRHRLNHQPEWATIAGLLSALSTFVVAVSITALIIWPGKANLVVQTRTKPRWRSLGDPPRPLECPCNEDNFCGFPGRRSAGEGAEAEEPLISKGGITFACRDLEEFNVRTLYDKLEDQNLHVASQLARHCKDTQEFYRRISQQVEGLQV; translated from the exons ATGCCTGCCATGCCCTCCAAGATTCTTTTGCCCGCCAG GCCGACACCCTGTCCCCCCGGATCCTTCGGGAACGCGAGCCAGGCCAAAACTATGGCGGATTGTCATCAGTGTCCTGCCGATACCTTCAACCACATCCTTGCACAAAGCGCCTGTTTCCCTTGTGGTAGCTCCTCTACTTCACTCTCAG GTTCATCATCTTGTACCTGCATCGGAAAAAATCGTGCATTTCATCGCTCGGACGGATCTTGCGTTTGCCGAACTGGATTCATCTTTTATAATGAGTTAGATTTCAAAAGCTCCATATATGACAGTGCACTAGACTGCCAACCTGAG ttatacAAGAGGTGCGCTCCAGGTCTTATTAGACTTGCATCCTCCAGAGAGTGTGTATCACCTTCCACTTATTCCTGCACTCGAACCTGCGGACCACTTGGAGGAACTGTGGATGTAGAGATGGGCAT ATGCCGCTGCCATAGATACGTAACTGCTGATGAGCTATGTGATATTTCCTGCCTCTACAAAATGCCTCGGATCTCAGCCCGTTTCGACCCAAGTGGGCATTTGATGCTCAGAATTGTGGAAGGAGACGGCACGGTGTGGGATAAA ACTTTAACGAATATTTTAGGACCAGATCCCCATGCAAAAGATATTGGAAAAATCTATTTGGTTGAATTTGACTCTGAAGGAGTATTTGGCTGGATTCCTAAACAAAGAAAAGATATCGAGATATTCCTCTCAG AATCAAAAGCTAACCTAGCTTCCACACAGAGAAAAACCACAAGAGATTTATTCATCAGTTCTCGTATTCCCAACCCAATTGCCTGCCTATCTCCAAGCGACATGCTAATTTTCCATTTGACCATTAACCACACAG ATCGTAACCTCAGCCACTTCCCCGTTTATGAGAAAGACCACTTGTTCAATAATAATCCCAGTTGGGATTTTGGGGTCTTCCGAAGGGTCCAGACGCTCATCAAACAGTCCAATCTGAATAACAGTTG GTTTGCTCACATTTTTTACGAAACGGGGAAATATGTCTTCGTGGACAGTAACGTCCCGGATTGGAGTTTACTGGTCGTGGTTAGTGAGGATGGGACAGAGTGTAATCCGAGGACCTCGGCCTTCCAGGCTATGACCCCGGAACAGCTTGTTAAATATGGAATTATCAAGCGACATCGACTAAATCATCAACCAGAGTGGGCGACAATTGCTG GTCTCCTGAGCGCCCTGTCAACATTCGTCGTGGCCGTCAGCATAACGGCTTTGATTATTTGGCCCGGCAAAGCCAACTTAGTCGTTCAGACGAGGACGAAACCCAGGTGGCGCAGCCTGGGTGACCCCCCTCGTCCTCTGGAGTGCCCGTGCAATGAAGACAA TTTTTGTGGCTTTCCAGGCCGTAGAAGTGCGGGAGAGGGTGCCGAAGCAGAGGAACCCCTTATCTCCAAAGGCG GAATCACGTTTGCATGCCGTGATTTGGAGGAGTTCAACGTACGGACTTTGTACGATAAACTGGAAGACCAGAACCTCCATGTGGCCTCCCAATTGGCGAGACATTGTAAAGACACGCAAGAGTTTTATCGCCGAATAAGCCAACAAGTTGAAGGCCTACAGGTATGA
- the scn3b gene encoding sodium channel regulatory subunit beta-3: MQTTDKINLQTIVLLVYLVHLSQQVCVEVPSETNAVLGRMMKLTCISCLKREEVKAKTYVDWYYMTNLDQDLIPEKTPIYKYEDDAPMALDGPFKGRLVWNGSQDLQDLSISIVNVTYNDSGVYECHVLRVFEFDSFAPSALVVRNITLKVIEKASRDATALYSEIMMYLLLIFLTFWLLVEMVYCYRKISKSDELLPDAGY, translated from the exons ATGCAAACTACGGACAAGATTAATCTTCAAACAATAGTCCTTTTGGTCTATTTGG TCCACTTAAGCCAACAAGTCTGCGTGGAAGTGCCTTCAGAAACCAATGCAGTTCTTGGAAGGATGATGAAGCTGACTTGCATCTCTTGCTTAAAACGTGAAGAAGTCAAAGCCAAAACCTACGTGGACTGGTACTACATGACTAATCTGGACCAAGATCTCATACCTGAAAAAACACCT atCTATAAATATGAAGATGATGCTCCAATGGCATTAGATGGACCTTTTAAAGGCCGTCTGGTTTGGAACGGAAGCCAAGACCTTCAAGATCTCTCCATCAGCATCGTCAACGTCACCTACAACGACAGCGGCGTGTACGAGTGCCACGTGCTTCGAGTGTTTGAGTTTGACTCCTTCGCTCCGTCAGCACTCGTCGTGAGGAACATCACATTGAAGGTGATAGAAAAAG CCAGTCGGGATGCTACCGCACTTTACTCGGAGATCATGATGTACTTGCTTCTGATCTTCTTGACCTTTTGGCTGCTGGTGGAGATGGTGTACTGCTACCGCAAGATCTCTAAGTCAGACGAGCTGCTGCCGGATGCCGG GTATTGA